In one Mycobacteroides chelonae genomic region, the following are encoded:
- a CDS encoding DUF4238 domain-containing protein, translating into MPRRTKRWQNKFHPVLQQIERQADAMTARGEEPRKHHIVPRFYLDRWTENGKLRATDLDSKQTFTQSAENAARRTDFYRLEDGTYKWGSPVWFESMLSVLEGRVAAPTDALANGTARLEDLRADQLVEILWFISLQLTRGMNFRRGLLWTLVQEHLIKYEFSGDDSLRQLLADGGYEVSEENVARMRSQLDEMRTDPEKFPMLTTLKIKQTAEAAEAMFPYLADRLPVIYRTPRRLVTCDEPVVMLDEDMGSTGGDFGVANAPIVVYPLSPDRVLALFLSDFRMMLRDDEMLTHDELLGLNQSILGNAYLHGFEKPSMSLTTRLYVPPLPPAGERVVVSRKSTGEEIHKFTPGRRWRAQPQAPSKPVARWWP; encoded by the coding sequence GTGCCCCGGAGGACGAAGCGTTGGCAGAACAAGTTCCATCCGGTGCTACAGCAAATCGAGCGCCAGGCTGACGCCATGACGGCTCGCGGCGAGGAGCCGAGGAAACACCATATCGTCCCGCGCTTCTACCTGGATAGATGGACCGAGAACGGCAAGTTGCGAGCGACTGACCTGGATTCAAAGCAAACATTCACGCAATCGGCCGAGAACGCGGCACGCAGAACCGACTTCTATCGACTTGAGGATGGGACGTATAAGTGGGGTTCGCCGGTCTGGTTCGAGAGCATGCTCAGTGTCCTCGAGGGCCGTGTTGCTGCTCCGACCGATGCCCTTGCGAACGGTACGGCGCGCCTTGAGGACCTTCGTGCCGATCAACTTGTAGAGATCCTCTGGTTTATCTCGCTTCAGCTAACTCGGGGAATGAACTTTCGGCGAGGTCTGCTGTGGACGCTCGTTCAGGAGCATCTGATCAAGTACGAGTTCAGTGGCGATGATTCGCTCCGACAGCTTCTGGCAGACGGCGGCTACGAAGTGTCGGAAGAGAATGTAGCGCGTATGCGATCTCAACTTGATGAGATGCGAACCGATCCAGAGAAATTTCCGATGCTGACGACGTTAAAGATCAAGCAGACTGCAGAAGCTGCGGAGGCGATGTTCCCCTATCTTGCCGACCGCTTGCCGGTGATTTACCGAACTCCAAGAAGGCTGGTCACATGCGACGAGCCGGTCGTAATGCTCGACGAGGACATGGGATCAACCGGTGGCGATTTCGGCGTAGCAAACGCGCCGATAGTCGTTTATCCACTATCGCCGGACCGTGTGCTTGCTCTATTTCTCTCCGATTTTCGGATGATGCTGCGCGACGACGAAATGCTGACTCACGACGAATTGCTGGGCCTCAATCAGTCAATCCTGGGCAACGCGTACCTGCACGGCTTCGAAAAGCCATCGATGTCCCTGACCACACGGTTGTACGTCCCACCCTTACCTCCAGCCGGTGAGCGCGTTGTTGTCTCACGTAAATCGACAGGTGAGGAGATCCACAAGTTCACCCCGGGCCGTCGGTGGAGGGCACAACCGCAGGCGCCCAGCAAGCCTGTTGCCAGGTGGTGGCCGTGA